Proteins encoded within one genomic window of Calonectris borealis chromosome 1, bCalBor7.hap1.2, whole genome shotgun sequence:
- the RXFP2 gene encoding LOW QUALITY PROTEIN: relaxin receptor 2 (The sequence of the model RefSeq protein was modified relative to this genomic sequence to represent the inferred CDS: inserted 3 bases in 3 codons; substituted 1 base at 1 genomic stop codon), whose translation MINNSLETLPKICTXMPLIDWMDFEGNHIKALTNTTFLECETLTVLDLSSNMITKLRRYIFIELKYLQKLEQSFNPLSHLSEDHFESLQQLQSLDLEMIEIPNINRIMFQHMRNLSHMYVSTSKSFTYCFYALHVRICTXITDGISSFEDXLRVFVWVTACVTSFGNLVIRMRSFIKAENXDHTMSIKIL comes from the exons ATGATAAACAATTCACTTGAGACTCTTCCCAAGATCTGTACTTAAATGCCTCTTATTGACTGGAT GGATTTTGAAGGCAATCATATTAAGGCCTTAACTAACACCACCTTCCTGGAATGCGAGACACTCACTGTATT GGATCTGTCCAGCAACATGATTACAAAATTAAGACGATATATTTTTATAGAACTGAAGTATTTACAAAAGCTGGAA CAGTCTTTCAATCCACTTTCTCACCTCTCTGAGGATCACTTTGAAAGTCTTCAGCAGCTTCAGTCACT AGACCTGGAAATGATTGAGATTCCGAATATAAACAGAATAATGTTTCAACATATGAGGAACCTCTCCCACATGTATGTAT CTACTTCAAAAAGTTTCACTTATTGCTTCTATGCACTCCACGTGCGAATATGCA TCATTACAGATGGGATTTCATCATTTGAAG TGCTGAGAGTATTCGTGTGGGTCACAGCTTGTGTTACCTCTTTTGGAAATCTTGTCATCAGAATGAGATCATTTATCAAAGCAGAAA GAGACCACACCATGTCTATCAAAATTTTGTAG